In Lentibacillus sp. JNUCC-1, the genomic window CCACCGCTCATCCGCGACTTGAAGCTGATCTTCCTTAATGACCGGCTGAAAAACAACATTATGTATAAACAACGGAACGATCGCCCCGATGACAGCCAGAAGCAGAACAACGAATTTTTTGCTGTAAACCATTTTTTTTAATTCAAAGGGAAACAGTTTCATGATGGTCAACCCCTTTGAATAATTGCTGGTACCGCTTTTCGGCGCCGACCATTTCGTTGTGAATGTTCTCAAGTGAGATGTTGTGCCCGTTCATAAGATCAATGAACGATTGCAGGTGCAAGTCGCTTTCTTCAAATGTGACCTCTCCTTTGTCGGTGGTGTCAAACGTGACGCCAGCTTCATGCAACACGGTTTGGGCGCACGGAAGATTGGAAACGGTTACAAAATATTGATTTGACGCAACGTCTGCCAGTGATTCCTTTAATAGGCGGCCACCTTTGAGGAAATAAATGGTATTGGTCACCCGGTCGATTTCATCCAGATTGTGTGAGGAGAGCAAGATTGTGGTGCCTTCGTCGTGTAATTCCAGCAAAATGTTGCGCACAGACACGGCGCTTGTCGGATCAAGGCCATTGAGCGGCTCATCCAATAACAGCAATTTGGGATCATTAATAATCACCATAGCAAGCAGCAAATGTTGTTTCATACCGAGAGAATAATTTCTTACCCGTTTTTTAACATAGCCGGACATGCCGACACGATCTGTGACTTCTTTGATGCGAGACAGGGGGATTTTCTGCACTTTACAGATGAATTTCAAATGATCCAGGCCTGTCAAATGCTCATACAAAATTCGGTTATCCT contains:
- a CDS encoding ABC transporter ATP-binding protein, translated to MPRTTTILTEGEKKYKKQWVLNGIDISIEEPQIAALVGPNGSGKTTLLNCMTNLLPFDEGDVQLLGKKHTDPTIFYDASYLQDNRILYEHLTGLDHLKFICKVQKIPLSRIKEVTDRVGMSGYVKKRVRNYSLGMKQHLLLAMVIINDPKLLLLDEPLNGLDPTSAVSVRNILLELHDEGTTILLSSHNLDEIDRVTNTIYFLKGGRLLKESLADVASNQYFVTVSNLPCAQTVLHEAGVTFDTTDKGEVTFEESDLHLQSFIDLMNGHNISLENIHNEMVGAEKRYQQLFKGVDHHETVSL